Genomic DNA from Desulfonema ishimotonii:
AGCAGGTCTATATTCTGGCCGGTCTGACGCCCATGAAGTCTGCCGGTATGGCGCGGTACATGAAAAACCGGGTGCCGGGCATGGATGTGCCGGCAGAGGTGGTGAAACGTCTGGCCGATACCCCGAAGGAAAAACAGGCCGAAGAGGGGATCAGAATCTGCATCGAATCCATCCAGCGCCTCAAGGAGGTCAAAGGCGTGGCCGGTTTCCACGTCATGGCCATCGAGTGGGAGGAGAAGGTGCCGGAAATCGTGGAGGCGACAGGACTGTATCCCAGACCGGAAGTGTAGGAGGGTGCGTATGAAGACCTTTGAAGATCTGATAGATGAAGTCCAGCAGCCGGGGCTGTGCCACCGGTGCGGCGGGTGCGTGACCTTCTGCACGTCCATCAATTACGGCGCGCTGGAGCTGGATGAAAAGGGGATGCCCCGGTTTGCGGACAAAAACAAGTGCATTGAGTGCGGCCTCTGCTATTCCATCTGCCCGGAGATCGACGAGATGCAGGAGGAGACCCGGCAGGTGGCCGGATGGGTGCCGCCCATCGGCAATGTGATTGAGACGACCATCGCACGGGCCATTGATCCGGCCATCCGGGCTGCGGCCACGGACGGCGGCGTGGTCACTGCCCTGCTGGTCCATCTCTTTGACCGGGGCCATATTGACGGGGCGATTGTGACGAAAAAAAGCGGGCCGTTCGAGCGGGAGCCGATGCTGGCCCTGAGCAGGCAGGATATTATCGACTCCGCCGGGTTCTATTTTGACAGCTCCCACGCGGTGAAGCACTTCGGCCACGACTATTCCACCTATTCGCCGTCCGTTCAGGAATTCCGGCCCATGATCCAGAAGGGACTCCGGCGGGTGGCCCTGGTGGGGACGCCGTGCCAGATCAGGACGGTGCGGAAGATGGAGGCCATGAGCATTGTGCCGTCCGATTCCGTCAAATATACGCTGGGGCTGTTCTGTTCGGGCAATTTCCTGTTCGACACAGACGAGCGGCAGAAGCTGGAGAAGATCGGCGGATTCCGGTGGGGCGATGTGGAAAAGGTGAACCTCAAGGAAAAGCTGCTGATCCGGCTCCGGGGCGGCGAGATAAAGACCATTTCGCTGGATCAGATCGACTTTATGAAGCGGTATGCCTGCCGGTTCTGCCCGGATTATTCGTCCGAATTCGCCGATATCTCCTTTGGCGGCATCGGCGCGGAAGACGGCTGGACCACGGTGATCACCCGCTCGCCCCTGGGCCGGGCCATCTTCGCCGACGCAAAGGGCAGGGCCCTGGAAGGATACGACTTTTCCGGCAAACCCGACCTCTCCCTTGAGGTGCTGGACAAGATCAAGGACGCCTCGTCAAAGAAGAGAGCCTATTCCAAGCGGATGCACGATTCACTGGTGCAGGCCCAGCGGGGCGGGCGGGGGGCGTAAACGGCAGAATAACTCTGCACTTTAACTGATACTTTTCACCCTCATTGCTTCTCTGTGTATTGAGAGAAGCAATGAGGGTATTTTTTTGTTCAACAGGTAAGCTCTTTTGGATCCCAAGTGTTTCTGAAAAAAAACAATACTTATAGTCTGTAGACTTATAGGCATCATTGCATCATATTAAATATCCTGTTTTTTTAACTATAAATTCCACCTGATTATAAGAAAAAATGAGAAAAGCCAGTCAGAAACTCAGAGCTATCCTCGCGTCAAATATCCGCAATTACCGAAAACACAAAGGTCTGTCCCAGGAAAAGCTGGCCGACATATGCGGACTTCACCGGACATATGTCGGCGCTGTTGAGCGAGGTGAACGTAACGTTACCCTGAGTACTTTGGAAGTTTTTTCAGCTTCGTTAGGCGTTTCCGTACCTGAATTACTAACAGAAAGAGATTGTGATGAATCATCCCGCTGATAAATCGGGCCGCAAATATACAGATGCAATTTCTCAAAGCGGGCTTACCATTTATGACCCGATAAAAACCGGAAATATCGCTCTTTGGATACCAGACCCGCAACTTGAGAGGATACTTAGCGATCGCCTCAGAAATATATCCCTTTCTGGTCTCCCTCTCCGCACCCGCTCAAAGGTTGCTAAAGAACATGTCTGCCGGGCTTTGGGGTATCCGGTCCCTTCGGCTTTCAAAAAAACAAAGCCAAAGGCCCAATTTCCGGGGCAGGATTTTGATGTTTATGTACAAAAATCCGATAATCTTCAAATCTGGAATGAAGAGCTTGTTCCGACACGGCGATATGTGATTATCCGTGTTACAGGAAAAGATCAGATCGACCGGGTCAGGGTTGTCACCGGTGCGAGACTCTCTCTTCTGGATACGACCGGGACACTGACGCAGAAATATCAGGCCCGTCTTGTGTCAGGCAAGGCAACAGCAGAACTGATTACCCCTTATGATACGGAAAATCTGGCTCCTCTTGTCTATCCGGGGGCTGAACAGCATATTCGCTCCGCAAGCCCCGTCAGCTATCCGACCGATAAATTTTTAATTCCGATCCGCATACTTTTTGAAAAATTAACCCCTCTGCTCGGTTCAAAATTCTCCTGTACCGGATCAGATCAGGAGAGACTCCGGGGCGCGGAATTGCATCGGCGCGTCTGTCAGCAAATCGGGTATACGAATTATCAGGATGACGGACGTTTCCCGGATATCCGCCATCAACTGCTTGAGGTCAAGCTCCAAACTTCTCCGACCATAGATCTGGGGCTGGTTTGTCCGAACAGTCAGAATATCTTGGATGTACCCGAAATTCAAGGCAGACAGATACGGCATTGCGATGTGCGCTATGCCGTATTCTGCGGCCAAAGCGATGGCGGACAGATCATGCTGACCCATCTGTATGTTACGACCGGTGAAGCCTTTATCTCGCGTTTTCCCCAGTTTCAGGGAAAGGTGCTGAACAAAAAGCGCCAGCTTCGTTTACCTGCGGATTTCTTCGGCAGGTAAGCCGAATGCGCGCCATACCAGGCGATTCAGTTCTTTTTCCAACAATTCGGTTTCAGAGGAAGGAATCAGATTGTAGATTCTTTTGGCTGTTTCAATAATCTTTTTGCCGATACTTTCAGCCGGATTCGGCAGCGGAAATTTTTCAACATATTGACTGATAAACCGCCGACGGCCTGCATAGAGCTTATTATGAAAACGGTAATCATAAAATGTCTTGATAAACTCTGAATTTCCGATTGCCAGCGCCAGCCAAAGCAGATCATCCTTTGTCGGATCCTCACATATCAGCCAGTAACAATCGCCGTTTACCACTGTTTTTTCCAGATCAATCCAGAAGGTCGGTTCTTTGGTAATATCACGAAATACAAGCTTCGGCATGTTCCACAGTTCAGGGTTCTGAGGAACCCAGACTTCATACCAATTCCGGCCTGCGGCCATCACATACTTCCGGCCTTCGAGTGTCTCCCGATGCTGGCTTAAATAGGCTTGTGTTCGGGGATATTTTTTTAGATTAACCGCATGTTGCTTTCCTTTTAATGAATGGTGGGGATAAACAATCTGTCTGTTTTTTTTCGACCAATCTGCTTTAAAGCGTCTGGCAATATGATGGGTTGTCAGGGAACGCAAAAGTTCCGGGTGATGGGACAAAACCATGTCCTCCCAATCTGAGCGGATGAACACTTTATCAGCACATGTTTTAACACCGACACGGATTTTTCCAATATCCCTGAAAACGCCCCAAGTGTGGGCCTCTGCGGTTTTTATCCATGACTCGGAAGCCTGAGTGGCAATTCGCCAGACATCACCAGCTTTTCCTCCCGTGTCCAGAGTGCCGTGTTGCACTGAAAGCCTGAGGCCTCCCCCCGATTCCACAACACCGTTTTTGGAGAGAGCCTCAACAGGGTTAGGGACACATTCATCAGCGTCATGTGTCGTTTCATAGACGGAGGTAAATTTCCGAGGTCCGGCTTGATTTCCCCTTTTTTTACATCCTTTAAGCAGAAGCACCGCTGGCAGCACGGCAGCATCAAACAATTTGGTATCGCCCATATCCCATATGTGAAGAATATCGAACTGCCCACAGATAGCCCTGCGCACATCCGAACCGGACTTTGTTGTCATAAATCGGTTTGAGACAATGATTCCGGCGATACCGCCGGATTTCAGCACTTTTGCCATTCCTAAAATGAAGGCATGATAAAGGTCTACACGGCCTTTTAGGCCGAAACATCGGGAAATCTTCCGGGCCTGTTCCGCGCCCATGATCTGAGTTCGCACATAAGGAGGGTTGGCGATAATAAGATCGAATGTCTCCGGTGCGGTTGGCTGAAACAGGCTGTAGTTATTGCCGCTTTCAAAATATTTGCTGATAAATGCCAGAAAATCATCCTGCATTAAACGGATCGAAATTTTCGGAAACAGATGTTTAAGCCTTTTGCTTGCAGTGTCAAATG
This window encodes:
- a CDS encoding Coenzyme F420 hydrogenase/dehydrogenase, beta subunit C-terminal domain, whose translation is MKTFEDLIDEVQQPGLCHRCGGCVTFCTSINYGALELDEKGMPRFADKNKCIECGLCYSICPEIDEMQEETRQVAGWVPPIGNVIETTIARAIDPAIRAAATDGGVVTALLVHLFDRGHIDGAIVTKKSGPFEREPMLALSRQDIIDSAGFYFDSSHAVKHFGHDYSTYSPSVQEFRPMIQKGLRRVALVGTPCQIRTVRKMEAMSIVPSDSVKYTLGLFCSGNFLFDTDERQKLEKIGGFRWGDVEKVNLKEKLLIRLRGGEIKTISLDQIDFMKRYACRFCPDYSSEFADISFGGIGAEDGWTTVITRSPLGRAIFADAKGRALEGYDFSGKPDLSLEVLDKIKDASSKKRAYSKRMHDSLVQAQRGGRGA
- a CDS encoding helix-turn-helix domain-containing protein, whose product is MRKASQKLRAILASNIRNYRKHKGLSQEKLADICGLHRTYVGAVERGERNVTLSTLEVFSASLGVSVPELLTERDCDESSR
- a CDS encoding Eco57I restriction-modification methylase domain-containing protein — its product is MDTSVQAKPAKRYGAVSEKKAGGATYTPKILSDFIARQIVTAFYEREGKERPIRILDPAVGDGELLVSLLDQLTEKQYENINISGFETNKKAFDTASKRLKHLFPKISIRLMQDDFLAFISKYFESGNNYSLFQPTAPETFDLIIANPPYVRTQIMGAEQARKISRCFGLKGRVDLYHAFILGMAKVLKSGGIAGIIVSNRFMTTKSGSDVRRAICGQFDILHIWDMGDTKLFDAAVLPAVLLLKGCKKRGNQAGPRKFTSVYETTHDADECVPNPVEALSKNGVVESGGGLRLSVQHGTLDTGGKAGDVWRIATQASESWIKTAEAHTWGVFRDIGKIRVGVKTCADKVFIRSDWEDMVLSHHPELLRSLTTHHIARRFKADWSKKNRQIVYPHHSLKGKQHAVNLKKYPRTQAYLSQHRETLEGRKYVMAAGRNWYEVWVPQNPELWNMPKLVFRDITKEPTFWIDLEKTVVNGDCYWLICEDPTKDDLLWLALAIGNSEFIKTFYDYRFHNKLYAGRRRFISQYVEKFPLPNPAESIGKKIIETAKRIYNLIPSSETELLEKELNRLVWRAFGLPAEEIRR